The proteins below come from a single Halomonas binhaiensis genomic window:
- a CDS encoding 3'-5' exonuclease yields MRLQRSRKVPDWHEYLACRRESTEHAILADFFAGADLSPDLLISEAPLMALDLETTGLDPRKAEIVSIGLVPFSLSRIHLPKRRYWVVRPHRVLEPASVTLHHITHADIQGAPRIEEVMPEVLEIMTGHLPVVHYRRIERPFLDVAARSTWGEELSFPVIDTMSLEARIHRQSLVARFKRWIGRPPASIRLHDSRLRYGLPHYHGHHAVVDSLATAELLQAQIAGHYSPDTPISMLWS; encoded by the coding sequence ATGCGTTTGCAGCGTTCCCGGAAAGTACCCGACTGGCATGAGTATCTCGCCTGTCGGCGTGAATCAACTGAACATGCCATTCTGGCGGATTTCTTTGCAGGTGCCGATCTTTCACCAGACCTGCTGATCAGCGAGGCACCGTTGATGGCGCTTGACCTGGAAACGACAGGGCTAGATCCCCGCAAGGCAGAGATTGTTTCCATTGGTCTGGTGCCGTTTTCACTGTCGCGCATTCACTTGCCAAAGCGTCGCTACTGGGTGGTACGCCCTCATCGCGTGCTTGAACCTGCTTCGGTGACGCTGCATCACATCACCCATGCGGATATACAAGGCGCTCCACGCATAGAAGAGGTGATGCCAGAGGTGCTCGAGATCATGACCGGGCATCTTCCGGTGGTGCATTACCGTCGAATTGAACGGCCTTTCCTCGACGTGGCGGCCCGCTCTACCTGGGGTGAGGAACTGAGCTTCCCGGTGATCGATACCATGTCGCTGGAAGCACGCATTCATCGCCAGTCCCTGGTGGCGCGTTTCAAGCGCTGGATCGGTCGTCCGCCAGCCTCCATTCGACTGCATGACAGCAGGCTGCGCTACGGGCTACCGCACTACCATGGCCATCATGCCGTGGTAGATTCCCTGGCCACTGCCGAATTGCTGCAAGCTCAGATTGCTGGTCATTACTCTCCTGATACTCCGATCAGCATGCTGTGGAGTTGA
- a CDS encoding DUF294 nucleotidyltransferase-like domain-containing protein codes for MQAELLEISQHLGRFPPFEGLPEALLDEVAAQVQVSYFKAGTQILELDAENHEFGYIRSGAVEVTRRNGGLYDRLGEGDIFGHFGLMRNHRVRFPAKAMEDTLVYFIPEAMFHRLCDLDEDFADFVEVDRPRLESAVESRKRENDMLATRVRKLVTFAPLMVKASASVQQAACQISDAQGSAVLVLDEPGDRPRYTVEDDEGKLWQVVGILTDSDFRTRVVAEGLSPDTAVSEIVERKLIAIQSDESVQEAMLCMLSNNIHHLPVMQRRSPVGMLHLSDVVRHETQSSLYLVNSIFHQTSIESLAQLAPDVHTAVIRMVHDGADSHMIGMALSAIGRSFMRRLLELAEEELGPPPVAYCFMALGSIARNEQTVVTDQDNALVLSDDFDPALHDDYFMLMARRVSDGLAACGYAYCKGDIMATNPRWRQPLSVWKRYFSEWIEQPSAEGLLHSSIFFDLDPVQGEDSLVEALQDLVSSMAPQHPRFLAAMARNALGRKPPLGFFRTFVMEKDGKHNNSINLKRRGTAPMVDLIRVHALACGSRAQNSFERLDDIDRTQLLASGVSDQLRYAMEFLSMSRIRHQVIDLENEQEPDNNIEPENVTSEERHHLKDAFQTLSNAQKFLKFRYPMTR; via the coding sequence CGGTTATATCCGTAGTGGCGCCGTAGAAGTCACTCGGCGCAACGGTGGATTGTATGACCGTCTGGGCGAGGGCGATATCTTTGGCCATTTTGGACTGATGCGAAATCATCGGGTGCGTTTTCCTGCCAAGGCCATGGAAGACACCCTGGTCTACTTCATTCCCGAAGCGATGTTTCATCGTCTGTGTGATCTGGATGAAGACTTCGCCGACTTTGTTGAAGTGGATCGTCCGCGGCTGGAGAGCGCCGTGGAAAGCCGCAAGCGTGAAAATGACATGTTGGCGACGCGGGTACGCAAGCTGGTGACTTTTGCACCACTGATGGTGAAGGCCAGTGCCTCGGTGCAGCAGGCTGCATGCCAGATAAGTGATGCTCAAGGATCGGCGGTACTGGTACTTGATGAGCCGGGAGACAGGCCGCGCTATACCGTCGAAGATGACGAGGGAAAGCTGTGGCAGGTGGTCGGCATTCTCACCGACAGCGATTTCCGTACCCGTGTCGTTGCTGAAGGCTTATCGCCGGATACGGCTGTGAGCGAAATTGTCGAGCGCAAGCTTATTGCGATTCAGTCGGATGAGTCGGTGCAGGAAGCCATGTTGTGCATGTTGAGCAACAACATCCACCATTTGCCGGTGATGCAGCGTCGTTCTCCGGTAGGTATGCTGCATCTCTCTGACGTCGTTCGTCACGAGACGCAAAGCAGCCTGTATCTGGTCAACAGCATCTTCCATCAGACCAGCATCGAGTCCTTGGCCCAACTGGCTCCAGATGTCCATACCGCGGTAATTCGCATGGTTCATGATGGTGCCGACTCCCATATGATCGGTATGGCGCTGTCGGCCATTGGCCGCAGTTTCATGCGCCGCCTGCTCGAACTGGCCGAAGAGGAGCTAGGACCTCCCCCGGTGGCCTACTGTTTCATGGCTCTCGGGTCCATTGCGCGCAATGAGCAGACAGTCGTCACTGATCAGGACAATGCCCTGGTGTTGTCCGACGACTTCGACCCAGCGCTTCATGATGACTATTTCATGTTGATGGCCCGGCGTGTGAGCGATGGCCTGGCGGCTTGTGGTTATGCCTACTGCAAAGGCGACATCATGGCCACCAACCCACGTTGGCGGCAGCCCCTTTCCGTATGGAAGCGCTATTTCAGTGAATGGATCGAGCAGCCCTCGGCGGAGGGGTTGCTGCACAGCTCTATCTTCTTTGATCTGGACCCCGTGCAAGGCGAGGACTCACTGGTTGAAGCGCTGCAGGACCTGGTGTCCAGCATGGCACCACAACACCCGCGCTTTCTTGCTGCCATGGCGCGCAATGCCTTGGGGCGTAAGCCACCATTGGGCTTCTTCCGCACTTTTGTGATGGAAAAGGATGGCAAGCACAATAATTCGATCAATCTCAAGCGCCGAGGTACGGCGCCGATGGTAGACCTTATTCGTGTGCATGCCCTGGCTTGTGGTTCTCGTGCCCAGAACAGCTTTGAACGCCTTGATGATATCGATCGTACCCAGTTACTGGCTTCGGGCGTCAGTGATCAACTGCGTTATGCCATGGAGTTTCTGTCCATGTCGCGGATCCGCCATCAGGTCATCGATCTCGAGAATGAGCAGGAACCAGATAACAACATCGAACCGGAGAATGTCACCAGTGAGGAACGCCATCATCTCAAGGACGCTTTCCAGACGTTGAGTAATGCGCAGAAATTCCTCAAGTTCCGTTACCCCATGACCAGGTAA
- a CDS encoding BCCT family transporter, whose amino-acid sequence MEKHAPDESGTAPGTSEGVPAPEGPANLIDTDYVIGQDNITTRTLGVNVDLHGKVFTISSLVILVFVILSLALQQQVGSLFGGVRDWLTTHLTWVFLLGGNVFVLVCLGLIVSPLGKVRIGGAHSKPDFSYSGWFAMLFAAGMGIGLMFYGVSEPMTHFSTSLAGTTVEGGVRTDWAPLGGAAGDESAAISLGMAATIFHWGLHPWATYAIVGLSLAIFAFNKGLPLTMRSVFYPILGERVWGWPGHVIDILAVFATLFGLATSLGLGASQATAGLNYLFDTPATNTTMVLLICGITAVALLSVVAGVDKGVRRLSEINMVLAFLLLAFVIAVGPTLAIATGFFDNLFSYVKDLPALSNPFGREDANFSQGWTAFYWAWWVSWSPFVGMFIARVSRGRTVREFLIAVLLIPTLVSVLWMTAFGGTAINQVVTDGFEGVQNAALELQLFTMLGQLPLTTITSFIGIVLVIVFFITSSDSGSLVIDSITAGGKVDAPKPQRVFWAIIEGAIAIALLLGGGLDALQAAAVSTGFPFILLLMVACYTVIKGLMSEPKSV is encoded by the coding sequence ATGGAAAAGCACGCGCCCGATGAGTCCGGCACGGCGCCGGGCACCAGCGAGGGTGTCCCGGCCCCGGAAGGACCTGCCAACCTGATTGACACGGATTACGTCATTGGTCAGGACAATATCACCACCCGCACTTTAGGGGTGAATGTTGACCTGCACGGCAAGGTTTTCACCATATCGTCTCTGGTAATTCTCGTCTTCGTCATCCTGTCACTCGCCCTGCAACAGCAGGTTGGTTCTTTATTCGGCGGTGTACGTGACTGGCTGACGACACACCTGACCTGGGTGTTCCTGCTAGGCGGCAATGTCTTCGTGCTGGTTTGCCTGGGATTGATCGTCTCACCGCTGGGCAAGGTCCGTATTGGTGGCGCCCACTCAAAGCCTGATTTCAGCTATAGCGGCTGGTTCGCCATGCTGTTCGCGGCCGGCATGGGTATTGGCCTGATGTTCTACGGCGTATCAGAGCCGATGACTCACTTTTCCACCTCGCTCGCCGGTACTACCGTAGAAGGTGGAGTTCGTACCGACTGGGCCCCGCTAGGCGGTGCGGCGGGTGATGAGTCGGCAGCAATATCTCTGGGCATGGCGGCGACCATCTTTCACTGGGGCCTGCACCCTTGGGCAACCTATGCCATCGTAGGCCTGTCCCTGGCCATCTTTGCCTTCAACAAGGGCTTGCCGCTGACCATGCGTTCGGTGTTCTACCCGATCCTCGGTGAGCGTGTCTGGGGCTGGCCGGGTCATGTCATCGATATCCTTGCCGTTTTTGCCACCCTGTTTGGCCTGGCCACATCCCTCGGCCTGGGTGCCTCACAGGCAACAGCAGGCTTGAATTATCTGTTCGATACCCCCGCTACCAATACCACCATGGTATTGCTGATCTGCGGTATTACTGCAGTCGCCCTGCTCTCCGTGGTTGCCGGGGTGGACAAGGGCGTGAGACGTCTGTCCGAGATCAATATGGTGCTGGCCTTCCTGCTGCTGGCCTTCGTCATCGCCGTAGGCCCGACACTGGCTATTGCTACTGGCTTCTTCGACAATCTGTTCAGCTATGTGAAGGATCTCCCGGCTCTCTCCAATCCCTTCGGCCGAGAAGATGCCAACTTCAGCCAAGGCTGGACCGCCTTCTACTGGGCCTGGTGGGTCTCCTGGTCACCTTTCGTGGGTATGTTCATCGCCCGGGTCAGCCGTGGCCGCACCGTGCGTGAATTCCTCATCGCCGTACTGCTGATTCCTACACTGGTGTCAGTACTGTGGATGACCGCTTTCGGCGGCACCGCTATCAATCAGGTCGTCACCGATGGCTTCGAGGGCGTGCAAAACGCGGCGCTGGAGCTGCAGCTGTTCACCATGCTGGGTCAGCTTCCGCTGACGACCATCACCTCCTTCATCGGTATCGTGCTGGTCATCGTGTTCTTCATCACCTCATCGGATTCCGGTTCGCTGGTGATTGACTCCATCACGGCTGGAGGCAAGGTTGACGCTCCGAAACCACAGCGTGTCTTCTGGGCCATCATCGAGGGTGCCATCGCCATCGCCTTGCTCCTCGGCGGCGGCCTGGATGCCCTGCAAGCCGCTGCGGTATCTACCGGCTTCCCCTTCATCCTGCTTCTCATGGTGGCCTGCTATACCGTCATCAAGGGGCTGATGAGCGAGCCAAAATCGGTGTGA